The window CCCAGATGACCAGCCCAGCAAAGCCAAGTGGCGCAGCCCTGCACTGTACCCTCACAGGTGATTCTGGTGGAGTCCTCAACATGTCCTTCAGTGCTCAGAGGTTTCTCCATCCACGTCCTGTGTAGCCTTTCAAATGGGGGCTTCGTTTATGCTGTTCTGTCTTCCAGAAAGCCTAGcaagcatcaggtggccaatacaCACCTGTCACATAAGTGCGCTTTCAGTGGTGCTTAATAAAGGGTTATGCAACCCTGACCACATACTTAATAAAACTGATAGGATCAGAGGAGGAACCAGGCTGTGTTTACTGGTTTAAAATCTCCACAGAATATCCAGAGTGGAAAACATCTATGTGGATAATTGACTGATTCCTGTCCCATGTCTCCAGAGCTTTAACCTACTTACACTATGCAGCCAAGGTCTAAAAACCCCAGAGGATGATGTTCATATTATCCAAACCAAGGAACGACAGCAGCTAGAGCTGGTGGCGTGGCCAGGCCGGGAGCGGACAAGCATCCCACGTGGAGGGCAGTGGCTGGGGGGGCAGTTATCAATGTTCATGATTTGAGCTACCTTGGCAGGTTTCCCTCCCTTTCTTGGGGAGGTCTCAAATTAGACCCTTCCTCTTAACACAGTTCTTGAGCATCTGAATCCTCCTTTAAAATGCCAATGCCACTGGAAGGGGCAAACACaggaaaacagcatcctgatGGATCGAACACAAAAACACATTTCTTGAGAATTGTATCTTTCTTGATAGGAGAGAGCAAAGTTGGCAATGGGGGCAcaggaaggaagctgagtgcaGAGATGAGGGGGGAAGGCCAGCAGAATGCCACAAGGATTCTCCTGTGAGAGGAGGCCCAAGCGAACACACACCCCAGAATGAAACAGGGAAGTGTGTGCCGAGGCGGTGAGCCCGTTCCAGGCCCCAGGCTCCCTTGCCTGGAGTCTTAGCCTATGCAGAGCAGGAAGGTGGGGAGCCAGGAAGGCGGCCAAGGCCTGTGCAGCTGCATGGAGCTCAGGACTCCAGCCTCGGCCTGAGAAACTTCCTCTCACCTCTGGCCAACAGGAgggtttcagcttctgcattttAAGAGCTTGTTTCCTTTTTGCTCTTTAAAGTGCAGCCACTTCTGAACAAATTAAGTGCAAAAATAACAGAAGTCTAAAATGTATTCAGAAGCAGTTAAGAGATGGTAAGCAAGCCATTTTCCAACCCCTCCAGTTATTTCAAAGTTTAGGGATGAAGTGGGCTTTTAAGACAGCAAAAACAATCCCTTAAGACCCCAAAGGCAGGATGCAAAACTTCTCAGCCAAAGGAGTCAACACCTCTAGAGAAGGGCAGCTTTGGGTTTGTGTCAGCCAGGAATCCCAGAGAGGGGGCTCATGCCTTCTCTGCTTTGCCCGCCCTACAGTCTGGCTCCGGGAAAAGAGATGCTTTACCTCCATCTTATGAACTGGATTCGTGTTCTCTCCTCCAGGACCTCTTGACTCTGGTTTGCTAACAAACCAGACTTTGAGAGGTGGTGCTTCACCTAGGAAATCCAGTGGCATCCAGTGGTTACTGCCCAGCAAGGACTCCATGGCCAGGGTACAGCCCAGCCTGGACAAGCTCCGCCCACTAGCCCAGGACCCTTGCGTTAGGCCAGCCTCCCCTTTGCCCCCGCCAGTCCCCCAGGATGGGCGGCTAACAGGCTCCATTACCACATCTCTAGTCACGTGTACATCTTGGCCTTGCATGGGAGGGAAGTTGGTGGACATCTTCTCCTTTATCTCCTGGGAAGCCTCTTCTTCAGTCTGAAAGGTGAGTGATTTCCTTCAGAGGATGATTTCCTTCACTCGTCTGGTCCCcaatccctcctcctcttcctttcctttttattcttcccTATCATACCATACACATGCATATCCCTACACATGCGCTATTGCACAGTTCTGACACTAAGCCGTCTGCTGCTACCTTCCCGTGGAATTCCAGGGACTCAGTAAGTCATGGGCCCTAACCCAAGGTCCTCCTGGGAAATCCTGCAGTAGGGGCCACCCATCTGAACCCCCTCCACTCCACGCTTGAGAAGCAGGGTGGGGCCGGTGGTGACACCGGAGCATCTCTGGTGAGGAGACAGACTGGGTGCTCCCAAACGTGTGATGAATCAGACGCAGCTCCAGGCAGGCTGGTGGGCAATGAACTTGGGTTTCCTGGTTCTGCGGAGAGAGAAGTCCAGCTCTCTACAATCTGGGCTACCCTGAGTCCCAGAGGAACCTTACCTTTTTCAACCAATGCTGTACTACAGACACAGCCTCGGTCTCTGTAACTTCCACATCCTGCAACAAAGTCGTAAATCAATGCCCTCAGAATATGGAGAGACCCACCTCTGCTCCACTATCCGCATCTAACATGAACTCTCCTCTCCGGAAGTGCCAGGGCTCAGAGCACAGATGGTACCTGAGATACTCTCCACCTAGCCATCACCAGCCCCACTCACCGAGCTGACTTTGGGTGGGAAGGGGAGCCCGGCACCTTTCCGAGCAAGGATGTACACAATCCATGTTGTGATTATCATCTCTGCACTTATGCCAGGCCTCCTTCGTGGCTCCCTCCTTCCATTGAAGCAGCCTGAGAACTCCCCCAGCACAAGGAGGTCCCTGGAGGGTGGTGCCTACCTGATTGGCTGGCCGGTGATGATGTGACAATGACCTCCTTTAATTCCCAGGGTCAGAGTGGGGACAGAAAACAAAGGTCTGGAAGTATCCACCTTAGAGATGGCCATGGCTCAGAAATGGAGAGGCGGGTGTGGGCACTCAGGATGTGAGCCTGAGGAAGGTACAAGGGGCAGTTACCGAATCATAGAAATTATGAGGGGTGAGGAAGACTTCTGGCTGGTCACCCAGTCTTGAGCAATGCTGAAGCAGAAAGAGATTTGTGGCAAAACAACCTGGGCCCTCTAGACATTTGTTCAAACCCTGCCATAGGCATTTCTTATCCTTACTCTTACAAACTGGGGGAGAAAGGGCTTATCCACCCAGAAAATGTCAAAAGATGGAGGAGCACACCCCTCAACAAGGACATTACCTTTATTTTTGTGTCTACTTTGTTTACACAAGTGATTCAGATcacaaaaaaaaataagcaataagaGGAATAGGGTATGAAAGTGCCAGTTCTTATGAAGGACATTTCCTGACTTTGCCAAGTCACCCACAGTAGACTGGCCAGGTAGAAGGTTAGTCAAGTGGAAATGAAAGAGGGATCCTGTTACAACGCAGAGCTGGGGGCGAACACTGACGGGCTCAGATCGCTGTGATTCCCACCGAGAACCTTCACCAGGGAAGTGAAGTTCAGAATAGCCTAAAGCAAATGTTTAGCTGCTCTCAAAAGTAGTTGTAGCCTAACCCTGAGACTATTCTCAAGGCCTCAGAAATGAGGGTTGTCATCCTGTCTCTACCACTAACTTGTCATGTGATCTTGACCCAATCATTAGTCCCTGTGGATGCAATTTCTTTGTCTTCACAATGAATACAAGATCTCTAGTTTTCTTCTAGCTCTAATAGTCTATAAGTGTTCTCATTCTTCTGAAGAATATAGAAAACCTTTATCTTACTCTCCCCAGCTTCCCTAAAATAGCTACTATATCTCCTCACTCTCAAAAAAATCACCTTAATTTTTCATCTTCTCTATTGATCAGAATATGCTAGGCTATCCTGCAGCAACAAGTAAGTCCCCCAAATGAAAGAGACTTATTTCTCACTCTCAAAGCACAAGTTCAGGCCAGCTGTGCTCCACGTGGTGACATAGAGATCCAGGGATAAATCTGTCCTCTGGCCCCATGCTGTAAGGATGTGACCTGTGTGActgcagagaaaaggaagagaacacACGGAGGAATAAAATCACCTCTTCTGTTCTAGCCCAAAGGCTTCTTCTTAAAGCTTTTTGGCCAGTGCTAGTAATAGGACCCCAAACTGAATGCCAAGGGAGATGGGAAGTTGCAAAACAAAAGATGAAGTTACTCATCAACACCTCTGTTTCTGCCACTACCTCCTAAAAACTGTTTCCATCCTTACTGGTGTAATTTTACT is drawn from Bubalus kerabau isolate K-KA32 ecotype Philippines breed swamp buffalo chromosome 5, PCC_UOA_SB_1v2, whole genome shotgun sequence and contains these coding sequences:
- the SPATA19 gene encoding spermatogenesis-associated protein 19, mitochondrial; the protein is MIITTWIVYILARKGAGLPFPPKVSSDVEVTETEAVSVVQHWLKKTEEEASQEIKEKMSTNFPPMQGQDVHVTRDVVKHHLSKSGLLANQSQEVLEERTRIQFIRWSHTRIFQVPSEARNEAMRDRIEQVRRSICHLSDEISQELRNRNSYSEC